AATCTGTTTAAAAATCCAAAATGAAAGCCCAAAATGAAGGGATGACTTTTGCCAATGCAGTTCTAGAACTTTCCATGTCAGGTTCTCTTAGCAGAAGCTCTAAGCCCAAAAGCAGAGAAGGGGCTTCCAAGAAGAGAAAGGATATAGAAATAGGGTCCATTAAGCCTTCAACAGATAACCACATCTATGTAATATATCCTTAACATGTAGGGATAATACAAGAATTGATAGCACACAAGAGACAAGCGATGCTTAGAGATTTAATTacttccccatctgtaaaatggggataagaaTTTCCTCTGTGCAACAGACTTATTAAATGATGACATTTAAAATGCTCTTTTGTACCTGGAGCACAGAAGTATCTAACAAATCAGAGTTAGTAAAAGCAGAGTATTTTAGTCATCTTTGGTCCTAAGCTAAACACCATGTTCTTTTAAACAGCATTTACACTAAAAGCTCCTCCAAAAGAATTTACAACATAAGTAGATATAAGCGGGTATTCTACTCCCTGGTGAAGGCAGCAGAGGCAGGGAAACAATAACACTTACTTATCCAGTTTCGGACATTGAGGAAACTTTGCTCATTCGTCAGATCAAAAAGTAGAAGAAAACCCATAGCATCTCTGAAGAATGCTGTTGTCAAACTACGAAACCTAGGATCATAAAAAACAGATTGGTCACCTAAACCACAGCCCCATTCCTGAAATATAAGCTGCTAGCAATGCCCTCAGCCTCTTTACAAAAGCTCCTCAATAACAAATCTTATGATGCCATTCCAAAAGTGCATAGGACCAGCATTTACCACTTATATAAGTTCATGTGTTAGCAGTCCATGTGATTTGAAAACCTAGCCTGCTGGACGGATTTAAGGAGAACTAGCTCATGATCTCTCAATCTCAGCCAAGAATTTATTGTATAATTACTAGCTAATTAAGCCGAAAGCAAAAATGCTTGCTGTGTAAGTTTTCCTTCTGTGAAAGCTTGACTTGACATTACAAAATGTTCCGTGATCTTTTAATTCCCTTATCTCTGATAATGTTTCTTTGCTTTAAGGTGGGAATGATATTCCCTACTCTTTCTTGGTACTCTGCCTTGTTCCAAGGCTTTATCCCACTATCTATCCTCTCTTCTTCTAACAGTTTCTTCTCACCTTGATTATATATACGACAAGCCTGTAACTGACAGGCAGGCTCCAGGGAAGGAAACATTGGTATAAATTCATCATCTAATCAGCAATGTTAGGTTTTTCTCAAACATTTTAACCAATTGTTTACAAGAATTCATTATTTAGAGATACATACCAAAAGAGTTGCAAATGAAATAATACAATATCTCAACTTTGATTCCAAATAATGTGGGAGGAAGGAGTGAGAAGTGCTCATGGGCGTACAAGAAATAAGACTGGCCACAATTTGATAACTGCTTAAACTGAATAACAGGTATCTGGGTTCATTGTACTAGCCTCTCTACTTTTTGTACATGCTTGAAGTTTTTCatgataaaatgttaaaaataaataaataaaatcattcaaGGAGACTGTGAGATAAAACAGGCTGTACCTAACTAAAACAACCTTAGATCAAGATGTCATGTGGTTTATTTTAGTCAAGTAACCTCTGACCACACAAATTAATTCCAACCAGATTTTCCACTAGATTTCCACCATTAGGTAATAATGCATGTAACTCTGTAACTTTCTTATGGTTGAGTAACAGCAACAGTACATGAAGAAAAGTGTAcaagtcttaaaaaaaaataatgaaagaaaaagtcCTCAAGTAAGAAGGTCCAATTTGAAAAGGATTCATTTTTCCTTGGTACTTGTATAAAATAATGCCACCATTATCATCTCAGACTAATAAATTTACAGCTAAATTGGTAGCATATCTTATCCAGGTGCAAATCAGCTAATTGGCTGGCTTCCCCTGCTCAGGTCACTGTGTCAAGAGTGTAGCTGTCTCCTTCCTCCAGTCAGGAGCACATAACTGAAGACTGCATACCTCTCCTGCCCAGCTGTGTCCCATAACTGCAGGTGAATTCTCTGGCCTCTGCCAATGGCTCCATCTGGCCCATTGGCTCTGTACACCTAAAATAGCaaagtaaaagagaaaagaaCTTCTGAGATAAGTTAACTCTTCTTGTCTTGCCTTTCTACTCAGTACAAATCCCCAAAGCATCTAAACTTCTCAAGAGAATCCCATCTAGAATATAAGCATGATGGCATTTTATATCAAATAATTGCATTTGGATAACacaataatttttattaaaatatatgcatTACAAACTTTAGAAGTATATTATACAAATAGAAAGAGCTCCAATTACcagattaaaaatacatgtatatgTTATAAAATGtgcaaataatataaaaatttacataaagcAATAATCAACTTACCTTTCCCCAAAATTCCTTCAGATCACTAGTTTCAAGAAATATTGCCTTTCTATGGCTTTTCTATGTCccgtgtttttatatatatatatatttttttagttgtcaatggacctttattttatttatttatatggggtactgagaattgaacccagtgcctcacacatgctaagcaagcgttcTACCTGTGAGCTACCACCCCAGCCTCCCGACCCCCACTGTCCcatcttttaaaatgttcttaaaaCAATTTTATAGGAAGCATTTTGGAACATCAAGGAAAGGACCTCCACAAAGCTCCACCATAAAAGTGGTAAAAATTGTAGCAAAAATTGTCAAAATCAACTTTTACAAAATCTGGAAAGTAACAATAGCTTGCAACATTAGGAGAATCATTTATTCATGAAAAATAGGCAAATCTGGGTAAAAACAGTGAGCTCTAATTTGCCCTATTCCTATCCCACTCATCTGAGTTCTGTAGTTGCATTAAAAACCAACAAatgcaggctggggttgtggctcagtggtagagtgctcgtcttgcacatatgaggccctgggttcgatcctcagcactacataaagataaataaaggtattgtgtccatctacaactaaaaaaaaaaaaaaaaaaaacaccaacaaAGGCACAATTACAGTAGCTGTGGAAACCCTTAGCCCAGCAGTGAGCCCATAGATAAGGGAGGTGGAACAGGTTTGGAGCTCCCTACAAGCCCCATCTTCAGAGAATTTTctggaagcttccaaaaaagctcCATCCTTAAGTCTTGTCTCCATCAGTCCACACTCAGAAAATTACTCAATAATTACAGCTATATCTCTATAGTCGTTCTTAAAAATAATCAGCAGTAATTATAACACACAGCTACCAGGGGTAGCATTATCAGTTGAGGCAAACAAAAGTCTAATCAAAaacatgttaaaaagaaaaaagagggctggagatgtggctcaagcggtagcgcgctcgcctggcatgcatacggcccgggttggatcctcagctctacatacaaacaaagatgttgtgtccaccgaaaactaattaaaaaaaaaaagaaaagaaaagaaaagaaaaggagattTCCAcagggagattttttttaaatctccaaaATATTGCTTGGAACTTGCAAGGCCAATTGTGTGCAAGACTGAACAGATGCCCAGGAAAGACCTAAAAAGGTCCTAATCTCTCACCTCTGACTGACCTTGAGGTTCTTCTCAAGGAGGAAGTAAAGCATAAGTCACAGAATACATGAACAGTAAAAACAAGAAATCCAAGAGGGAATGAGAGGCTGATTTCTAGAATTGCCACATCATACAATTTTAAATGTCCAATTTTTGACAAAATTATAAGACAAACACAGAAACAGGAAAGTATAACTCATACACAGGGGAAAAATAGCCAGTCAAAACTGTTCCTCAGGAAGCTCAGTTGTCAAAGACAAAGACTTTAAATCTGCCATTTGAAATAAGTTCAAAAAACTAAAGGAAACCATGactgaagaatgaaaaaaaaaaaaaaaagagcattagAACAATGACTTTTAAGAAAATAGCAATAAAGAGAAAGATATAAAAACAGAAGTAAATAGAAATTCTGGAGTTGAAAATGTAATTactggggctgggatgtagctcatgggtagagcacctgcccagcatgcacaaagccctaggtttgttccctagcactgaaaaaaagaGGTAGGCggggaagaaacaaagaggaaaaaacgaggaaggaggaaggaaagatgaatggggagaaggagagggagggagaatgaaggaaggaagttcATGAGAAGGGCTCAACAGCAGATGTGAACTAACAAAAGAATaatcaataaatttaaatataggtCGATTAAGATTATCCAGTCTaagaacagaaaaacagaatgaagaaaaataaaaagcatctCAGAAACCTGTGgcttttaaagtgaaaaaaaaaaaaaaaaaaaacctatccaaccaagaattctatatCCTGCACAGCTAATCATCTAAAACTAAAGGAGAAATCAAGACtttccaaacaaaatagaaaatgccCTACAAGAAAAATACTAAAGACAGTTCTTGAGATTGAGCTAGGAAGACAGTAGATAATAATTCAAatccataaaaagaaataaagaataccaGTAAAGGTAATTACATAAGTAAATATGAAAGAAACtgcaaatacatttttgtttgtaaCTCTTTTCTTCCATCTGATTAAAATACAACTGTATTTGACATTAATTCTGAATCTGTGTTGATGGGCATGCAGTGTATAAAGGTAATTTGCATGACAACAgcagaaagaaggagagaaagtGAAACTAAATAAGATCAAAGATCTGTATAGTATTGAAGATACCTTAATAGTCATAAAAACGACATCGTTAAAAATTATGATGACAACTCTAATACCCAGAGGAATTAAAGAGAAAATAACAATATAgagtaaaaaaatgaaaaggaaattaaaatggtACACTAGTCAATATCTACTGAACACAAAATAAAGAGTCATAGAGAAATAGAGAGACAAAAAGAAGacttgggctgaggatgtggctcaagcggtaacccgcttgcctggcatgtgtggggcgctggattcgatcctcaacaccacagaaaaaataaaataaagatgttgtgtccaccaaaaactgaaaaaaaaaaattctctctctcttctctctctctctctctctctctctaaaacaaaaaaaaagaagacttaaAACATAGAAAACAAGCAGCAAAATGGCAAACATAAATTCTACTTTATCAGTAATTACATTCAATGCAAATGGATTAAAAGCTCAAAATAAGTGGCAGAGATTGAcagaacagattttaaaaatatcaagttatggggctcgggatgtggctcaagcggtagcgcgctcgcttggcatgcgtgaggcccgggttccatcctcagcaccacatacagacaaagatgttgtgtccgtccaccgataactaaaaaataaaatattaaaaattttctctctctctccctcactccctctctctttaaaaaaaaatatccagttATATACTACTACAAGAAACACACTTTGCATTCCATAACACAACGTGGTTATAAGTAAAAGGCTGGGTAAAAAATATGGCATGCAAACAGTAGGCAAAAGAGAGCTGGAGTGACAATAATAATTTCAGACAGAAGAGATGTTAGAACCAAAATTGTTATTAGAGATAAAGAAAGATATTTAATAATGATATAAGGCTCAACCCATCAAGAAGATAAAGGAATGAGAAAAACAGGCAACTGAACAATAATACTTAAATACTTCAGTACTGCATTTTAAATCCTAGAATAATTAGGAAAGTCAATGAGGAAATAGAATACTTGAATAACACTGTAAATCAACTAGATATAACAGACAGCTATAAACCATTTGACTCACCcaacaacagaaaaataaactttctTTTCAGATACACATGAAACATTCTCAAGGACAGACGGACCATATGTTAGGCCATAAAACAAGTTTCAGTAAACTCAAAACGACTGAAATTATACCAAGTATGTTCTCCAACCACAATGGAATAGAATTAGATATCAAGAATATAGCAAATTTTGCAAATATGTAGAAATTAAACTGCCCTCTCTTAAATAACCAAGGAATCAAAGAAGAACTATGAGGGATACTATAAAATACTTTgagatgaatgaaaatgaaaacaaagcatCAAAAACttattgaataaaaaataaactaaaggtcAGTGAAGGAGTCGACTGGGGCttaaagctgtgtgtgtgtgtgttataacaAATTTATAAGTAAAATGGATTTAGCTCTTACATTTAGGTCCCTAATCCACTCTGAGTTAACTGTGTATATGGTGAAAGCAGGGGTTCACAGTCACTCTTTTGCATGTGACTACTCAGTTACAGCAACATCatttgtttaaaagattattctcTTCCCACTTGAATGGTCTTGATAGCCTAGGTAAAAACGAATTGGTTGtaaatataaaagtttatttcTATACTCTTAATTCTACTGTATTCATCTATATCTCTAACCTGCTGCTAATACCACACTATTTTAATTACTGTAGCTTTATAGGAAGTCTTGAAATTAGGGAGTATGAGTCCTTCAATTCAattctttttcaagattgttttggaTATCTGGCAATTCCATTCAAATTTTAGAATTAGCTTTGCAATTTCTATAAAGAAGCCAGCTGGAATTCTGATAGGGATTGAACTAAATTTATGGATCAGTTTGAAGAATATTGCCATCTGCACAATATAAAGTCTTCtgatccatgaacatggaatTGTTTCCCATTCATtttgatcttttaaaatttatttcagggctggggatgtggctcaagcagtagcgtgctcgcctggcatgtgtgcggctcgggttcgatcctcaacaccacttacaaacaaagatgttgtgtccgccgaaaactaaaaaataaatattaaaaatcctctctctctctctctctctctctctccctctctcactctctctttaaaataaaataaaatttctttcaaCAATATTTTGAAGCTTTCATAGTATTCATTTTGCACTTCcgttttaaatttattcttaaatatttgaatttttagatgctattataaattgttttttaactttcattttccaATTGTTCATGTGAAATACATAGAAATATAATTTATGTCAACTAATCTTTATTACTGCATGAGAACTTGTTTAGTAGTTCTAATAGTCTTTTTGTTTGGTATATATTTGTTCCTCAGGATTTCTATATACAAGATCGTGTTATTtgctattttatttcttcctttccaattggatatgttttctttttcttgactaACTGCCTGAGCAAGAACCTCCAAtaaatgttgaatagaagtgatgagagAGGACATCCTTGCATTCAGATATTCACCAAGTATATACTAAAAGCcatgggaggcctttatcaggtTGAAAACATTCCTTTAATTCCTAATTTGATGCGTACTTTTATCATGAAATGGTATTGTATATTTATCCTATGTCTGCTGAAATGACcatgtggttttatttatttattctcttaATATAGTGTAttacattaattgatttttatgtggcaaACCATCCTTACCGTTCTTGTGATAAATTCCACTTAGTCATGATATTTAATCCTTTTTAAATGTTGCTGGACTGTGTTTGCTAGTATTTTGCTGTGTATATTCAGAAGGGACTTCATTCTGTAGTTTTTTCCCCACCCTCAGAATGTCTTTTTGATTTTGGAATCAGGGCAATATtggcctcatgaaatgagttgggAAGGTTTCCACCTTTTTTATATTCTAGAAGAGTTTGGGAAGGAGTGGTTCTTCTTTAAGCGTTTGATAAAATTCATCAGTGAACTTGTTTGAGCCTGGACAATTTCTTTGTGGGAAACTGTAATTCAATCACCTTATTGGTTACAAGTCTACTTAAGATACCTAAGTTGGTTTCAGTTATTTGTGTGTAGAAATTTCTCCATTTCTTCTATATTATCTAATTTGTTGGCATACTGTtgtttataatatttcttcacaaactttttatttatataagatTGGTAGAGTTGtcctttcatttattattttaggAATTTAGCTGATCTTTTCAAGAAaaagatcatttatttatttccactgtaatctttttcttttgtttctttttcggtaccagggactgaacccatgggtgcttaactgcttaaccacagagccacatccccagccctttttattttgagacagatctcacaaagttacctagggcctcactaagttgctgaggccagctttgaactcgtgaccctcctgactcagcctccctagttgctgtgATTATAGGACTGCTCCATTGCTTCATCCAGCTCCACGCTAATCTTTATTATTCATTCCACCCTGCTTGCTTTTGGCTTAGCTTACTCCTTTGTTTCTGGTTTCTTAAGGTAGAAGGTAAAATTACTGATGAGATATTTTTAtcaatatatgtattttaagttataAATTTCCTCCTTAGAAATGTTTtagcttttattctttttctacttataattgatatttataaacatatttataatGCACAACATAGAAGTAATCATATGTTATGTATTCATATAATGCAGGTAAGAATGGTTAGAACCAAATAGAAATATAaccagtgttggtgagaatgtggtggAACTGGAACCCTCATATATTGGCTGTTAAGAatacaaaatggtgtagaacctttGAAAGAATATAGACATCCCTAAGATTAAACATAGTTATCATATGGCCAAAAATCCTACTTGTAGGCATATTTCCAAGAGAATTTAAAACATATACCCACTTGAAAAACATTGAATATTAATGTTAATAGAAGCATTATACATAATAGCTAAAGAGAAACATCTAAAATGTCCATCAATAGGTCAATGGAATACTATGCAGACATAAAATGGAATGAGGTAACTGACACACACCACAAGAACAAACCTTGAAAACATTGTGCTAAGTGTAGAAATCCAGATATAAAGGCCCACATATTACATGACTCTGTTATTTAATACATCCAGAATATGCAAATCCAAAGAGATACATAGTGGCCACTGGGCAGAAGGAATGAGGAGAGAGTACTCACAGGTATGGgatttctaaatttaaatagTTGTGATGGTTATACAACTCTGAATATGCTTAAAAATATTGAAATCTACACTTCAAATACATGAATTTTGCTTACAAAGCTTTACATATcaataaatctatttttaaacAAAGTTATGACAATTAATTATCAAAACTTTTCACATACATATACAGTCGTGCCTCGGTATCTGCAGGCATTGGTTTCCAGGACCCTCAAAAATACCAAAAGCCACAAATGCTCAGTCTATCatataaaatggtgtagtatCTACACAGAACCCACACATATTGTCCCAAATACATAAATCATCTCTACATTATTTATAATGCCCAATACAAAATTAATGCTATGAAATACAATTGCCATACTGTATTATTGAgacaataatgacaagaaaaaagtctgttCATGTGTAGCAGAGACAGGATCACTGCAGGCTGAGCTACACAGTACCAAGCTGGGCTTGGCTGAATCTGCAGATGCAGAACCTGTAACTATGAAATTAATTATACGTCAACACTAAAAATCaaattaggatcctattcttacCCAGTGGTTCTTTAAGTCTTTCTGGTTATAAAGAAAACAACCTACAGTGGGTAAAAGGAAATGAATGCTTCTGTCCTGGCAGCCAGGGACCCTGTAGCTCCTCGGACAGAACATGTTCCATGGAAGGGCTCTTGTTattaatctcctgacaacttgatCTGATTCATGGTAACTGGATTTTTTTCAGCAAGaaatgtagtacatggccatcttCCCTATTCTGCAACTGTGACACGGTGACCTCCTACTTTCCCTTCCACCCCTAAAATAACTTTCAGTCCTATGAtcccatacatatatatatacacacacatacatatatgaattttgcttattatatacatatatgcatatgtgcatatgtatacacaaatgtatatatgtgtttgtatatatgtatatattaaaccGCTCCCCTCATCATTAGGCAGAACATCACGTTCACCACTAGCCTTTCCCACTCCTACTCTAATCTCACCCTCCTGGTCACAGAGATGTGTTTCACCCCTTAATGTGCCACATGGAATTTCTGAGGCTTTAATTAAGATAAATGCCATTTAAAATGATAagttaagaggttgtgaggggaaagggggggaaaacaagggagagaattgaacaacagcagatgaggtagagagggaagatgggaggggaggggagcggggatagtaggggataggaaaggcagcagaatacaacagtcactaatatggcattatgtaaaattgtgaatgtgtaactgatgtgattctgcaatttgtatttggggtaaatatgggagttcataactcacttgaatcaaatgtatgaaagatgatatgtcatgagctttgtaatgttttgaacaaccagtaaaaaaataaaataaaataaaatgataagttACCAAAGGTGTGATACACCTACAAAACAGGGGTATGCGGGCAGAGCGGTTGGCAGGGTTTCCAAAGGTAGACAAAAAACTTGGTGGAGTTTTCCAGGTAAGGTACAGGCCAAAAGAGAACCAAgggagaatttgaaaaaaaaaaaaactgttcattTTTACTTTGTCTCCTTGTTTTCTATGCATCCTTCAGCAGAGCCTTTTCAATCCTGTTGCCTAGATTAAGTGTAACACACTTTCATAGGCACCCTTTAATTTTAGATCCTGACTTTTGTTCTCCTAATTCCTATGAAGGAAAACTAAACAGGCAAATGTTACTCAGAGATTATATTTTTATACAGAAGAATATAGGACTTACCACTCTCTTTTCCCTAAAATCGATGCCCACTGTCGTGATAAATTTGGAATTAAATTTACCATCTGTGTACTGGTAAAGTACACTGGTCTTCCCTACTCCAGAGTCTCCCAAAGCTAAAAACTTGATGAGGTAATCATAATCTCCATCAGACATAATGAAGCACTCAGTGATTCACctgaaaaatataaacaaatgaatatttattaaaGTCTATTAGAAAACATTAAGTTATCCATTAACAAAGTGGCCACTTAATATTCAGTTcaacagggactggggttgtggctcagtggtagagcgcttgcctggcatgtgtgaggccctgggttcaatcctcagcaccacatataaataaacaaataaagtaaaaactCCATTGGCaactatttttaaaacatattttaaaaaaaaattcagttcaaCAAGTGCTTCTATATAGAACCTATGTGTCTAGGCATTCGGTGAAGAGAGGGTTACATAGTGTTCACTTTCCCTGAGGACCTAATAGTTCACTAAATGAGATGCTACTGAAATAGTAAATAACAGTTTAGTTTTCATTTAACATACATATTATAGTACCAATGAGAATTATAATCAGTAATAAGAAAATAGAGCAAGAACtgataagagaaaggaggaaggacaATGTTTTAAGGTATCATAGAAATTCTTAGAGTGCAAGTGGTTTCAAGTCTCCCTCTTTTTCAGTTTTCTAGTGCTAGATCACtagcttttcttttaattttgacaactaagcaatttcatttatcctattcatttttatatgttaTTAAAGTTCCTTCAAAGACATTGCTAATTCATAAGTAAAATTTGAGTCGTAGCTCCTTTATGCCTTATTAACATATACTATTTACTAAATCAGAATTCTTGGAATATTACtgcttactgagtttcatattgTGGCTATTAGTACTCAGATACCACAGATCTGTAGCTAAAGGCTTATTTACCTACACCTACACCTGATATTCTAACAAAAACTGCTGAAAATCCAGTTTCTCAGTACTGACTAAAATAAAAGTCCAccttaaagaagaaaattttgtttGTACCAGCAATACCTAACCATGGTTGTTTTGGGTCCTTTACCATCATCGTTttgcattatttgtttttttatcttCTAAAT
This region of Callospermophilus lateralis isolate mCalLat2 chromosome 3, mCalLat2.hap1, whole genome shotgun sequence genomic DNA includes:
- the Rab27a gene encoding ras-related protein Rab-27A, whose amino-acid sequence is MSDGDYDYLIKFLALGDSGVGKTSVLYQYTDGKFNSKFITTVGIDFREKRVVYRANGPDGAIGRGQRIHLQLWDTAGQERFRSLTTAFFRDAMGFLLLFDLTNEQSFLNVRNWISQLQMHAYCENPDIVLCGNKSDLEDQRVVKEEEARGLADQYGIPYFETSAANGTNISQAIEMLLDLIMKRMERCVDKSWIPEGVVRSNGHTTTDPLNEEKKGMCGC